A stretch of the Kushneria konosiri genome encodes the following:
- the zwf gene encoding glucose-6-phosphate dehydrogenase, which yields MTQSDHQHQQDGQQQKAPPPADNTTMFIFGASGDLVKRLLVPSLYNLDRDGLLDRSMSIVGVDIAEHDDDSFRGHLKDFIADKAADRHAEGGGQELDEDHWQDFAQRLHYLQGDFTESDIFEQIKSHLGQADSDNALFYCATAPRFFGDIATGLGKADLMKEGDNRYRRLVVEKPFGHDLESAKALNAQLLEVMKEEQIYRIDHFLGKETVQNILVARFANVLFEPFWNNHYIDHIQITTAETVGVEKRGNFYEKSGAMRDMVPNHLFQLLAMVAIEPPAAFGADALRSEKAKVLGALRPWPREEVHHNSVRGQYRAGNVNDSDVVGYRDEPDVAEDSNTETFVAMKMMVDNWRWVNVPFYLRTGKRLSARDTEIAICFKPAPYAQFRGTDVERMNSNWLIIQLQPNEGMWFDFQAKRPGPELEMDTVKMGFAYKDFFDLPAATGYETLIYDCLTGDQMLFQRVDTIENSWRAVQPFLDAWAEDSSVEGYEAGSEGPQGAHDLLERDGRQWHKIGEVTGPGVAPVPGSSRRK from the coding sequence ATGACCCAGAGCGACCATCAGCATCAACAGGACGGGCAGCAACAAAAGGCGCCCCCACCGGCCGACAACACCACCATGTTCATCTTTGGCGCCAGTGGCGATCTGGTGAAGCGCCTGCTGGTCCCCTCGCTGTACAACCTGGACCGCGATGGTCTGCTCGATCGCAGTATGAGCATTGTCGGCGTCGATATCGCCGAGCACGATGACGACAGCTTTCGCGGGCATCTCAAGGACTTTATCGCCGACAAGGCTGCCGACAGGCATGCCGAGGGAGGCGGTCAGGAACTTGACGAGGACCACTGGCAGGATTTTGCCCAGCGCCTTCACTATCTACAGGGCGATTTCACTGAATCGGACATTTTTGAGCAGATCAAAAGCCATCTCGGACAGGCTGACAGCGACAACGCCCTGTTCTACTGCGCCACCGCCCCGCGCTTTTTCGGCGACATCGCCACCGGTCTTGGCAAGGCCGACCTGATGAAGGAAGGCGACAACCGCTACCGCCGCCTGGTGGTGGAAAAGCCCTTTGGACATGATCTGGAATCGGCGAAAGCGCTCAATGCGCAGCTGCTGGAGGTCATGAAGGAAGAGCAGATCTATCGGATCGATCACTTTCTGGGCAAGGAGACCGTGCAGAACATTCTGGTCGCCCGCTTTGCCAACGTGCTGTTCGAGCCCTTCTGGAACAATCACTACATCGATCATATCCAGATCACGACTGCCGAAACCGTCGGCGTCGAAAAGCGCGGCAATTTTTATGAAAAAAGCGGTGCCATGCGCGACATGGTGCCCAACCACCTCTTTCAGCTGCTGGCCATGGTGGCCATCGAGCCGCCGGCCGCCTTCGGCGCCGACGCCCTGCGCAGCGAAAAGGCCAAGGTGCTGGGCGCCCTGCGCCCCTGGCCCAGAGAAGAAGTACATCACAACTCGGTACGCGGTCAGTACCGTGCCGGCAACGTCAATGACAGCGACGTGGTCGGCTATCGTGATGAGCCCGATGTCGCCGAAGACAGCAACACCGAGACCTTTGTCGCCATGAAGATGATGGTCGACAACTGGCGCTGGGTAAACGTGCCCTTCTATCTGCGCACCGGCAAGCGCCTGAGCGCACGCGATACCGAGATCGCCATCTGCTTCAAGCCGGCACCCTATGCCCAGTTTCGCGGCACTGACGTTGAGCGCATGAACTCCAACTGGTTGATCATTCAGCTTCAGCCCAATGAAGGCATGTGGTTCGATTTTCAGGCCAAGCGTCCGGGGCCGGAGCTTGAAATGGATACCGTCAAGATGGGCTTTGCCTACAAGGACTTCTTCGACCTGCCGGCAGCGACCGGCTATGAAACCCTGATCTATGACTGCCTGACGGGCGATCAGATGCTGTTTCAGCGTGTCGATACGATCGAGAACAGCTGGCGCGCCGTGCAGCCCTTCCTTGATGCCTGGGCCGAGGACAGCAGCGTCGAGGGCTACGAAGCAGGCTCTGAAGGCCCACAGGGCGCACATGACCTGCTTGAGCGCGACGGCCGACAGTGGCACAAGATCGGCGAGGTCACCGGCCCGGGGGTCGCACCGGTGCCGGGCAGTTCACGACGAAAATAG
- a CDS encoding chorismate mutase translates to MKNVQPCRDLAEVRQHIDRLDQEIVAAIAERGGYVHQAAAFKRNEQEVRAPQRVEQVIERVRTMAEEHQADPEVVEQVYRAMISAFTEAEMHTHRSNND, encoded by the coding sequence ATGAAAAACGTGCAGCCATGCCGTGACCTGGCGGAGGTTCGACAACACATCGACCGCCTGGATCAGGAAATCGTGGCCGCCATTGCCGAGCGAGGCGGCTATGTCCACCAGGCGGCAGCCTTCAAGCGCAACGAGCAGGAAGTCAGGGCGCCTCAGCGTGTCGAACAGGTCATCGAAAGGGTTCGCACAATGGCCGAAGAGCATCAGGCTGACCCGGAGGTGGTCGAGCAGGTGTATCGCGCCATGATCTCGGCCTTCACTGAGGCCGAGATGCACACCCACCGAAGCAACAACGACTGA
- a CDS encoding NAD-dependent epimerase/dehydratase family protein produces MRILFTGGSGKAGRHATAYLRDQGHRVTNLDWTPSDTPGIPTLITDLTDAGQVFNACQAYAGLDELEPGTGVPRYDAIVHFAAIPAILHRPDNETYRINTLSTYNVLDAATRLGIPRVIFASSETTYGICFADGEKTPEYLPVDEEHPTVPQDSYAMSKVVNEVTARSFQARSGIDIYGLRINNVIEPHEYREKFPAFMENPALRRRNIFAYIDARDLGRMVDCCLKTEGLGYQVFNVANDDLSVDLTTAEVIERFYPEVPLKREMGEFETFYSNEKARRLVGFVPQHSWRDELAR; encoded by the coding sequence ATGCGCATTCTGTTTACGGGGGGGAGCGGCAAGGCCGGTCGACATGCGACCGCCTATCTTCGCGACCAGGGCCACCGGGTGACCAATCTGGACTGGACGCCGTCCGACACGCCCGGCATCCCAACCCTGATCACCGATCTGACCGATGCAGGTCAGGTTTTCAACGCCTGTCAGGCCTATGCAGGCCTCGATGAGCTGGAGCCCGGCACTGGCGTGCCGCGTTATGACGCGATCGTTCATTTTGCGGCCATACCGGCCATCCTGCATCGGCCGGACAACGAAACGTATCGCATCAACACGTTAAGTACCTATAACGTGCTGGATGCCGCCACCAGACTGGGCATCCCCAGGGTGATATTTGCCTCCAGTGAAACCACCTATGGCATCTGCTTTGCCGATGGCGAGAAGACGCCCGAGTATCTGCCCGTGGACGAAGAGCATCCCACCGTTCCGCAGGACAGCTATGCCATGAGCAAGGTGGTCAACGAGGTCACCGCTCGTTCCTTCCAGGCACGTTCGGGCATCGACATTTATGGCCTTCGCATCAACAACGTGATCGAGCCCCATGAGTATCGCGAGAAATTCCCGGCGTTCATGGAGAACCCGGCACTGCGCCGCCGGAATATCTTTGCCTATATCGACGCCCGCGATCTGGGCCGGATGGTTGATTGCTGCCTGAAAACGGAGGGTCTGGGCTATCAGGTGTTCAACGTCGCCAATGATGATCTATCGGTGGACCTGACGACGGCCGAGGTGATCGAGCGCTTCTACCCTGAAGTGCCGCTCAAACGCGAGATGGGCGAGTTCGAGACCTTCTACAGCAACGAGAAAGCGCGCCGGCTGGTCGGTTTTGTGCCGCAGCATTCCTGGCGCGACGAGCTGGCTCGGTAG
- a CDS encoding cyclodeaminase translates to MENTGAGMELYHRTQIQNVVELDLAALEAVEAGFRALGEGQVVQPPILSMAIEEANGEVDVKTAHIRGNERFAIKVSPGFFNNPSLGLPSLNGLMIVFSARTGLVEAVLFDEGYLTDIRTALAGAIAAKHLARKDSRRAAVIGAGVQAELQIAALKLVRDIDTVDVWARDTDRAEAYAVRMRERFEGLCVNVHGDIESACREADVIITTTPSKSPLLYADHLPAGVHVTAMGSDSPEKRELDASVMTSADVFVADTRTQSETNGELKAWADEIPPFEVVELGKVIASGQSPRIGRDQITVCDLTGTGVQDTAIAGFALKRLLA, encoded by the coding sequence ATGGAGAATACGGGAGCAGGGATGGAGCTTTATCATCGCACGCAGATTCAAAACGTCGTTGAGCTTGATTTGGCAGCGCTTGAGGCCGTGGAAGCCGGTTTCCGTGCGCTGGGTGAGGGGCAGGTGGTGCAGCCGCCGATTCTCTCCATGGCGATCGAGGAAGCCAACGGCGAGGTCGACGTCAAGACCGCCCATATTCGCGGCAACGAGCGCTTTGCCATCAAGGTCAGTCCCGGCTTTTTTAATAACCCCTCGCTGGGTTTGCCAAGTCTCAACGGGCTGATGATTGTCTTTTCTGCCAGGACCGGGCTGGTCGAAGCGGTGCTCTTTGACGAGGGCTATCTCACCGATATTCGCACCGCGCTGGCCGGGGCCATTGCCGCGAAGCATCTGGCACGCAAGGACAGCCGTCGCGCGGCTGTCATCGGCGCCGGGGTTCAGGCCGAGCTGCAGATCGCTGCACTCAAGCTGGTTCGTGATATCGACACCGTCGATGTCTGGGCACGCGATACCGACCGCGCCGAGGCGTATGCCGTGCGAATGCGCGAGCGCTTTGAAGGGCTCTGCGTCAATGTACATGGTGATATTGAAAGCGCCTGTCGCGAGGCGGATGTGATTATCACCACCACGCCGTCGAAATCGCCGCTGCTCTATGCCGATCACTTGCCCGCCGGTGTGCATGTCACGGCCATGGGCTCGGACAGTCCGGAAAAACGCGAACTGGACGCGTCAGTGATGACGAGTGCCGATGTGTTCGTGGCCGATACCCGTACCCAGAGCGAGACCAATGGCGAACTCAAGGCCTGGGCCGATGAGATACCTCCCTTTGAGGTTGTCGAGCTTGGCAAGGTGATCGCCAGCGGACAGTCGCCACGTATCGGTCGTGATCAGATCACGGTGTGTGATCTGACCGGCACCGGCGTGCAGGACACGGCGATTGCCGGATTTGCCTTGAAAAGACTGTTGGCATAG
- the eutB gene encoding hydroxyectoine utilization dehydratase EutB: protein MTNSAIPHSAVTLHDIYLARARIAGQAARTPLVKSVALSERFEAEVHLKLETLQPSGAFKLRGALNAIAALDEATLERGVTTASTGNHGRAVAWAASRLGARAIICVSNLVPANKVAAIKALGAEVRTVGRSQDDAFVEARRLVREEGMTLIEPFDDPLIVAGQGTIGLELMEDVPELDRVLIGLSGGGLLGGIGRAVRAINPQVRVTGVSMMHGAAMIESLTAGHPVEVEEVETLADSLGGGIGLDNRCTWPLVREVMSDHCQVSERAIASAMVHFLEVEKMLVEGAAVVGLAALEEHAIDIRGEKVALIVSGNGVDMTTWQRARDMADA, encoded by the coding sequence ATGACCAACAGCGCTATCCCCCACAGTGCCGTGACCCTGCACGATATTTATCTTGCCCGTGCCCGAATCGCGGGGCAGGCCGCAAGAACGCCGCTGGTGAAGTCCGTGGCGCTTTCCGAGCGCTTCGAGGCCGAGGTTCATCTCAAGCTCGAGACCCTGCAGCCCAGCGGCGCCTTCAAGCTCCGGGGGGCGCTCAACGCCATCGCGGCACTGGATGAGGCGACGCTTGAGCGCGGTGTGACCACGGCCTCGACCGGCAATCACGGCCGGGCGGTGGCCTGGGCGGCCTCTCGGCTGGGTGCACGCGCCATCATCTGTGTCTCGAATCTGGTGCCGGCCAACAAGGTGGCCGCCATCAAGGCACTGGGCGCCGAGGTACGCACGGTCGGGCGCAGTCAGGATGATGCCTTCGTGGAGGCGCGCCGACTGGTGCGCGAGGAGGGCATGACGCTGATCGAACCCTTCGATGATCCGTTGATCGTGGCCGGACAGGGCACCATCGGTCTTGAGCTGATGGAGGATGTGCCTGAGCTCGACCGGGTGTTGATCGGTCTTTCCGGCGGTGGCCTGCTGGGAGGTATTGGCCGTGCCGTGCGCGCGATCAATCCGCAGGTGCGGGTCACCGGTGTGAGCATGATGCATGGGGCGGCAATGATTGAAAGTCTGACCGCCGGTCATCCGGTCGAGGTGGAGGAGGTCGAAACGCTGGCGGACTCGCTCGGTGGTGGCATCGGGCTCGACAATCGCTGCACCTGGCCGTTGGTTCGAGAGGTGATGAGCGACCACTGCCAGGTCAGCGAACGCGCGATCGCCTCGGCCATGGTGCATTTTCTGGAAGTCGAGAAGATGCTGGTCGAAGGTGCCGCAGTCGTGGGGCTGGCGGCGCTTGAGGAGCATGCCATCGACATTCGCGGTGAGAAGGTGGCACTGATCGTGTCAGGCAACGGTGTGGACATGACCACCTGGCAGCGGGCAAGGGACATGGCTGACGCATGA
- a CDS encoding NAD-dependent succinate-semialdehyde dehydrogenase translates to MQLNDPRLFRQLAYVDGQWTAGRSNHDEPVLDPANGEILGYCALLDAEQITGAVTAAERAFAGWRALSVDERGRLLQRWYQLLHEHREDLAHLMTLEQGKPLRDARGEVDYGASFIQWFAEEARRAYGMTIPSHIPNAMLGTLKEPVGVSVMLTPWNFPLAMITRKAGAALAAGCPVIVKPANETPFTALALAELAERAGIPPGIFNVVTGEPATVSEVLCTDTRVRSVSFTGSTRVGKLLIRQSAGTVKRMSLELGGNAPFIVCEDVDVDEAAREAVAAKFQTAGQDCLAANRIFVHRRIYDRFLERFAVHMKALRVGSGMMEVDIGPLIHRRAVEAAQAIVDDAVNRGARLVAGNQSMAPGANFFMPTLLADITPEMRVFREETFSPVAGVCAFDDDEAVVAAANDTEYGLAAYIYSNDVKRIWKMMRGLEYGMVSVNTLKMTGAPIPFGGVKQSGLGREGGAQGLEEYLDTKYFCLGNMPGPSGS, encoded by the coding sequence ATGCAACTCAATGATCCACGTCTTTTTCGTCAGCTGGCCTATGTCGACGGGCAATGGACGGCCGGCCGCAGCAATCACGATGAGCCGGTGCTGGATCCGGCCAACGGCGAAATACTCGGATATTGCGCCCTGCTGGACGCCGAGCAGATCACCGGCGCCGTGACGGCCGCCGAACGTGCCTTCGCCGGTTGGCGGGCGCTGTCGGTGGATGAGCGAGGGCGGCTCCTGCAGCGCTGGTATCAGCTCCTTCATGAACACCGCGAGGATCTGGCCCATTTGATGACGCTGGAGCAGGGCAAGCCGCTGCGCGATGCCCGCGGCGAGGTGGATTACGGGGCCAGTTTCATTCAGTGGTTTGCCGAAGAGGCGCGCCGGGCCTATGGCATGACCATCCCCAGCCATATTCCCAATGCCATGCTGGGCACGCTCAAGGAGCCGGTGGGGGTGTCGGTGATGCTCACTCCCTGGAACTTCCCGCTGGCGATGATCACCCGCAAGGCGGGGGCGGCGCTGGCCGCCGGCTGCCCAGTGATCGTCAAGCCCGCCAACGAGACCCCATTTACGGCGCTGGCGCTCGCCGAGCTTGCCGAGCGCGCGGGCATCCCGCCGGGCATTTTCAACGTGGTGACCGGCGAGCCTGCCACCGTGTCCGAGGTGCTGTGTACCGATACCCGGGTGCGCTCGGTGTCGTTTACCGGTTCCACGCGTGTCGGCAAGCTTTTGATTCGCCAGAGTGCCGGCACCGTCAAGCGCATGTCGCTGGAGCTGGGCGGCAACGCACCCTTTATCGTCTGTGAGGATGTGGATGTCGACGAGGCCGCCCGTGAGGCGGTGGCAGCAAAGTTTCAGACCGCCGGGCAGGACTGCCTGGCCGCCAACCGCATTTTCGTGCACCGGCGCATTTATGATCGCTTTCTGGAGCGTTTCGCCGTGCACATGAAGGCGCTGCGCGTCGGCAGCGGCATGATGGAAGTCGATATCGGCCCGCTGATTCATCGCCGGGCGGTCGAGGCGGCGCAGGCCATCGTCGATGATGCCGTCAACCGTGGCGCTCGTCTGGTAGCGGGCAATCAGTCGATGGCGCCGGGCGCCAACTTTTTCATGCCGACGCTTCTGGCCGACATTACTCCGGAAATGCGAGTGTTCCGAGAGGAGACCTTCTCGCCGGTGGCGGGCGTATGTGCCTTCGATGACGACGAGGCGGTGGTGGCCGCGGCCAACGACACTGAATATGGCCTGGCCGCCTATATCTACAGCAATGACGTCAAGCGCATCTGGAAAATGATGCGCGGGCTCGAGTACGGCATGGTCAGCGTCAATACGCTCAAGATGACCGGCGCGCCCATTCCCTTTGGCGGGGTCAAGCAATCCGGGCTCGGTCGTGAAGGCGGTGCCCAGGGGCTGGAGGAGTATCTGGACACCAAGTACTTCTGTCTGGGCAACATGCCGGGACCTTCGGGCAGCTGA
- a CDS encoding ABC transporter substrate-binding protein yields MNRGWKLGLGALTLAVLAGCSGGDEDSADNSTAQDGGADQATVTVGSTNFPEQLILANIYADVLRNDGVNVNTRLNLGSREVVFPALTNGEIDVLPEYSGALMTYLDQDEAHADARNNEEVMAALRSVLPDGIEALEASPAEDRDALVVTRETADKYHLETFSDLAPVSGELTMGGPPETRTRDVGLPGLKRVYNIEFANFRSLDAGGPLTRGALANGDIDVARMFSSQGAIAENDWVALKDDKDLEPAQNIVPVARSEALNDEIRQSLNRVSEVLTTEDLQDMNHRVEIDKADPAQVASQWVDEHMDSGQQSAN; encoded by the coding sequence ATGAATCGTGGATGGAAGCTTGGGCTCGGCGCGCTGACGCTGGCGGTGCTGGCCGGTTGTTCCGGCGGCGACGAGGACAGCGCAGACAACAGCACCGCACAGGACGGCGGCGCCGATCAGGCCACCGTGACCGTCGGCTCGACCAATTTCCCGGAACAGCTGATTCTGGCCAATATCTACGCCGACGTGCTTCGAAATGACGGCGTCAACGTTAACACCCGCCTCAACCTGGGCTCGCGCGAAGTCGTGTTTCCGGCCCTGACCAACGGTGAAATCGATGTGCTGCCGGAGTATTCCGGTGCCTTGATGACCTATCTTGATCAGGACGAGGCGCATGCCGATGCCCGAAACAACGAGGAGGTCATGGCGGCGCTTCGCAGCGTGCTGCCTGACGGGATCGAGGCGCTGGAGGCCTCGCCGGCCGAAGATCGCGATGCGCTGGTCGTGACGCGGGAAACGGCGGACAAATACCATCTCGAGACCTTCTCTGACCTGGCGCCGGTCTCCGGTGAGCTGACCATGGGCGGGCCGCCGGAAACGCGCACGCGCGATGTTGGTCTTCCCGGGCTCAAGCGGGTCTATAACATCGAATTTGCCAACTTCCGCTCGCTCGATGCCGGCGGGCCGCTGACCCGAGGGGCACTGGCCAACGGGGATATCGATGTGGCGCGGATGTTCTCCTCTCAGGGCGCCATCGCCGAAAACGACTGGGTAGCGCTTAAGGATGACAAGGATCTGGAACCTGCCCAGAACATCGTGCCCGTGGCGCGCAGCGAGGCCTTGAACGATGAGATACGCCAGTCTCTCAATCGCGTCTCGGAGGTGCTGACCACGGAAGACCTGCAGGACATGAACCATCGCGTCGAGATCGACAAGGCTGATCCGGCACAGGTCGCCAGTCAGTGGGTCGATGAGCACATGGACAGTGGCCAGCAGAGCGCCAACTAG
- a CDS encoding ABC transporter permease — protein MNHDFTTLMTGVINFFAQPVNWQGPGSIPDHIVEHVTYVLISTLIGAAIALPIGIGLGHSGRGGLLAINISNIGRAIPAFGVIILVFLLAGYGVIPVIVALVALAIPPMVTNSFVGMREVDPAVRQAAMALGMTGWQRLWQVELPIAMPLIMAGVRTSAVQVMSTATLAAYVGLGGLGRYLIDGLAVRDLAQVLVGAILVAVLAVMTELLFAGLQRLITAKGLQ, from the coding sequence ATGAACCATGATTTCACAACGCTCATGACCGGGGTGATCAACTTCTTCGCCCAGCCCGTGAACTGGCAGGGGCCCGGCAGTATTCCCGACCATATTGTTGAGCACGTGACCTATGTGCTGATCTCGACGCTGATCGGGGCGGCCATTGCACTGCCCATCGGCATCGGGCTGGGACACAGCGGTCGCGGCGGGCTGCTGGCCATCAATATTTCCAATATCGGGCGCGCCATCCCGGCCTTTGGCGTCATCATTCTGGTCTTTCTGCTGGCAGGCTATGGCGTGATTCCGGTGATCGTGGCGCTGGTCGCGCTGGCCATTCCGCCGATGGTGACCAACAGTTTTGTCGGCATGCGCGAAGTGGACCCGGCCGTGCGTCAGGCCGCCATGGCGCTGGGGATGACCGGTTGGCAGCGGCTCTGGCAGGTGGAGCTGCCAATCGCCATGCCGCTGATCATGGCAGGCGTTCGCACCTCGGCGGTTCAGGTCATGTCGACGGCCACACTTGCGGCCTATGTAGGGCTGGGTGGCCTTGGGCGCTATCTGATTGATGGTCTGGCCGTGCGCGACCTGGCCCAGGTGCTGGTGGGGGCCATTCTGGTCGCGGTGCTGGCGGTCATGACCGAGCTTTTGTTTGCAGGTCTTCAAAGGCTGATCACGGCCAAAGGGCTGCAATAA
- a CDS encoding ABC transporter permease — MNWEWVASNSHQITAALLQHVQLVGLSLLFGFLIAFPLALLAVRWPRLYGPSLAVTGVMFTIPSLALFILLMPFTGLSMATSLIGLTLYTLLILFRNIVQGLRGVSPIVREAARALGYTPARRLFAVELPIALPVIVAGIRIAAVTIIGMVTVTALIGQGGLGQLFITGFTLSFATPLIIGFVLSVALAVIVDLALVGILYCLTPWQRGVR; from the coding sequence ATGAACTGGGAATGGGTGGCGTCCAACAGCCATCAGATCACGGCGGCGCTGTTACAGCACGTTCAGCTGGTCGGGCTGTCACTGCTGTTCGGCTTTTTGATTGCCTTTCCGCTGGCGCTGCTGGCAGTACGCTGGCCCAGGCTTTACGGCCCATCGCTGGCCGTGACCGGAGTAATGTTTACCATTCCTTCGCTGGCGCTGTTTATTCTGCTGATGCCCTTTACCGGTCTGTCGATGGCCACTTCGCTGATCGGCCTGACGCTCTATACGCTTTTGATCCTGTTTCGCAATATCGTTCAGGGGCTGCGCGGGGTGTCGCCCATCGTCCGTGAGGCGGCACGGGCACTGGGTTATACGCCGGCCCGCCGGCTTTTTGCCGTGGAGCTGCCCATTGCCCTGCCGGTCATTGTGGCGGGCATTCGTATTGCGGCGGTGACCATCATCGGCATGGTGACGGTCACGGCGCTGATCGGTCAGGGCGGGCTGGGCCAGCTTTTCATTACCGGCTTTACCCTGAGCTTTGCCACGCCGCTGATTATCGGCTTTGTCCTATCGGTGGCGCTGGCGGTCATCGTTGATCTGGCACTGGTGGGCATCCTTTACTGTCTGACGCCGTGGCAGCGGGGAGTGCGCTGA
- a CDS encoding ATP-binding cassette domain-containing protein: MTDDHRQRASAEDRDTHDSSAIVFEGVTKRYGDGTVAVESLDLTLPAGELTVLVGPSGCGKTTTLRMINRLETLSDGRLLIGDRDVMSVDATRLRRQIGYVMQHSGLFPHKTIADNIAVVPRLLGWDKRRIRERVAELVELVGLDDALVSRYPHQLSGGQQQRVGLARALAADPPILLMDEPFAAVDPIVRTHLQEEFLSLQRRVQKTIVMVTHDIDEAMKLGDRVAIFAQGGQLAQFDTPAHILSAPASDFVVDFIGADRELRRLALERLDSLELDAGLTAPRDEIVARARSYLQQAGSSGIVVLDEQRAPLGWLDWETIKQADDRARIDSLALRPWRHRLYVHDNLRSALNALISAPGEVMPVLNAQGRYLGVIDQLQLRRRLS, translated from the coding sequence TTGACGGACGATCATCGCCAACGCGCCAGCGCAGAAGATCGTGATACACACGACAGCAGTGCGATCGTGTTTGAAGGTGTGACCAAGCGCTATGGCGACGGCACGGTCGCCGTCGAATCACTGGATCTGACCCTGCCGGCCGGGGAGCTGACCGTGCTGGTCGGCCCTTCAGGCTGTGGCAAGACCACCACGCTTCGCATGATCAATCGGCTGGAAACGCTGAGTGATGGACGGCTTCTGATCGGTGATCGGGATGTGATGTCGGTGGATGCGACCCGACTGCGGCGCCAGATCGGCTATGTGATGCAGCATTCGGGGCTCTTTCCCCATAAAACGATTGCCGACAACATCGCCGTCGTACCCCGCCTTCTGGGCTGGGACAAAAGGCGCATTCGCGAGCGCGTTGCAGAGCTGGTCGAGCTGGTTGGCCTGGATGATGCGCTTGTCTCTCGCTATCCGCATCAGCTCTCCGGTGGGCAACAGCAGCGTGTGGGGCTTGCGCGGGCACTGGCGGCCGACCCACCGATTCTTTTGATGGATGAGCCCTTTGCGGCGGTCGATCCCATCGTGCGTACTCATCTGCAGGAGGAGTTTTTAAGCCTGCAGCGGCGGGTCCAGAAGACCATCGTGATGGTGACCCACGACATCGACGAGGCGATGAAACTCGGCGATCGGGTGGCGATCTTCGCTCAGGGTGGACAGCTGGCCCAGTTCGATACGCCCGCACACATTCTTTCGGCGCCGGCCAGCGATTTCGTGGTCGATTTTATCGGTGCCGACCGCGAGCTGCGTCGTCTGGCACTGGAGCGTCTGGACAGTCTGGAACTGGATGCCGGCCTGACGGCGCCTCGTGATGAGATCGTGGCGAGGGCACGCAGCTATCTGCAACAGGCCGGCAGTAGCGGCATTGTGGTGCTTGATGAGCAGCGTGCGCCGCTGGGCTGGCTGGACTGGGAAACGATCAAGCAGGCCGATGATCGGGCGCGCATCGATTCTCTTGCCTTGAGGCCGTGGCGTCATCGCCTTTACGTGCATGACAACCTGCGCAGCGCACTCAACGCCCTGATCAGTGCACCGGGTGAGGTCATGCCCGTGCTCAACGCCCAGGGGCGCTATTTAGGGGTCATTGATCAGCTGCAGCTGAGAAGGCGGCTGTCATGA
- a CDS encoding cupin domain-containing protein: protein MKKPQTLLFQDDGSIPNSRYPALLYRGLTADDGRSLVETLEALFEKNDWPVQWRGGVFDYHHFHSTAHEVLGVYDGAATLRLGGEQGEDIEVSAGDVIVLPAGTGHCRISASNDFALTAGYPLGQGDWDICRRGDNTPDVRQRIESVPRPTLDPVAGEAGGVVSDWV from the coding sequence ATGAAAAAGCCTCAGACCCTTTTGTTTCAGGACGATGGCAGTATTCCCAACAGCCGCTATCCTGCGCTGCTCTATCGTGGTTTGACCGCTGATGACGGACGGTCACTGGTAGAGACGCTCGAGGCGCTGTTTGAAAAAAATGACTGGCCCGTTCAGTGGCGTGGCGGCGTGTTTGATTATCATCATTTTCACAGTACAGCTCACGAAGTGCTGGGCGTTTATGACGGTGCCGCGACGCTTCGTCTGGGCGGCGAACAGGGCGAAGACATTGAGGTCAGCGCCGGTGACGTGATCGTCTTGCCCGCGGGTACCGGCCACTGTCGCATCAGCGCCAGCAATGATTTTGCCCTGACCGCCGGGTATCCACTCGGGCAGGGGGACTGGGATATCTGCCGCCGCGGTGACAATACCCCTGATGTACGCCAGCGCATCGAGTCGGTGCCGCGGCCGACGCTGGACCCCGTGGCGGGTGAGGCTGGTGGTGTGGTCAGCGACTGGGTCTGA